The region GTTTTATGACTGGTATTTTTATGATGGGTGGCCGTATTATTATTTTAGGTGACGTTGGTAAAGATGCTGGTGAATCTATTATTAGAGGAGCTATATATGTTAAAGGTTCTGTTGAAAGTTTAGGTCAAAATGCTAAGTTATTAGATATTTCTAAAGAGGATTTAGATGAACTTAAGACTACTTTGAGTAGTTATGATTTTGATTTATCTGATGAAGATTATAAAAAGTTTAGAAAAATAGTTCCTAAAAGTAAACGTCCTTTTTATGGTAATGATGAAGAAGAAGATTGTTACTGTGATTAATAACCTTAATAAAAATTATAGTATTTGTTATAATATTTTATTTGTTATAGTATAATATTTTTAAAATTTGTAATTTATTCAAAAACTTAATAGGAGGGAGTAAATGCCTTTTAAAGTTGAAAAAGACTTAATGTTATGTAAAAGAAATTTTAATCGCCCTGGGTGTTGTTGGTATTTGTGTGATGATAGAGATGAAAATATTTGTAATAAATGTTTTTCTTGTTTAAACAATTGTCCTCATGGTGTTTATGAAGTGATTAATGGGGATCCCTATCCAGTTCATACTAAAAATTGTGTTGGTTGTAGGATATGTGAAGAAATGTGTCCTAATAATGCGATTAATGTTAGTGCTGTAGCTAATGATAAACGAGGAATATGGTCTTATGATACTCTTAATGAAATTTCAAGAAAATCAAATCAGGGTTCTTATAAAATTAGGAGTACTGGATCTGTAAGATCTCTTCCTACATTTGATGATTTAGTTATTACTCCTGCTCAGGTTTCAAGACCTCCTATTGATAAATATCGTGAACCTTGTAGGACTGATGTTGTTTTAGGTAGTAGATTTGCTGAAAAACCACTTAAACTTGATACTCCTGTTATGATTGGGGCAATGTCCTTTGGAGCTCTTAGTAAAGAAGCTAAAATGGCTTTAGCTATTGGTTCTACTATTGCAGGAACTGCTACTAATACTGGTGAAGGTGGAATGCTTCCAGAAGAAAGAAAATTAGCTAATAAATTAATTGCTCAGTATGCTTCTGGTCGTTTTGGAGTTTCTGCTGACTACTTAAATAATGCTGATGCTGTTGAGATTAAGATTGGTCAAGGTGCTAAATCTGGAATGGGTGGGCATCTTTTAGGTGAAAAAGTCACTGCTGAAGTTTCAAAAATTAGAAATATTCCTGAAGGTGCTGATGCTCTTTCACCAGCTAGACATATGGATATTGTTGGTCCAGAAGATCTTAGTATGAAAATTTCTCAACTTAGGGAAATTACTAACTGGCAAGTTCCTATTATGGTTAAGTTTGCTGCTGGACGTGTTGCTGATGATGTTAAAATAGCTGCTAAAGGTGGAGCTGATATTATTGTTGTTGATGGTATGCAGGGAGGTACTGGTGCAGGTCCCGATGTTATAATGGAACATGCAGGAATACCTACATTAGCTGCTATTGTCGAAGCTGATAAAGCACTTAAAGAAGTTAATCTTAGAAGTAGTGTTGATCTTGTTGCTGGTGGTGGAATTAGAAATGGTGCAGATTTAGCAAAAGCTATTGCTCTTGGTGCTGATGCAGTTTATATAGCTACTGCTGCTTTAGTTGCTATTGGTTGTAAAACTTGTCAAATGTGCTTTAAAGGGAATTGTAGAAAAGGTATTGCTACTCAAAATATACAATTACGCCATAGACTTGATTATAAACAAAAAGGAGTTCAAGTTGCTAGATACATTAAAGCTATGACTGAAGAAGCTTGTATGTTAGTTCAACAAGGCGGTAATACTCATATTACTAAAATTGAAAAACAAGATCTTAAATCTTTGACACTCGAAGCTTCTGCTTTAACTGGTGTGGGGATGGCAGGTTCTAATTAGAATTAGATTTATAATTTTGTCTTTAAAATTTAGATAAAAATATCTTTATTTCTATTTCTATAATTTATTTTTAAATTTTAGTTTTAGATTTCATTTTTAGACTTTATTTTTAGATTTTAGTTTTAGATCTCATTTTTAGATTTTATTTAGTTTTAGATTTCATTTTTATACTTTATTTTTATACTTATTTTTAGATTTTATTTTTATATATATTATAATTTTTATATTTTATAATTTAATAGTAAAATTTTAAAACATTATTTTTATCTTAAATATTATATACTATATATCAAAAAAAGTTATATATGATAAAAACATAATATAATTATACAATAATAAGAATACTTGAATTTAAATAAACTTTACTCTATTTTTGGTCAATAAATTGAAAATAAGAGTTTATAAATATGTTTTTTATAATATGTTCTTAAATTAGGTATTGTTTTCAATCATTCTTTATTATTATATCTTATTATATTATTATCTTATTATTTTATTAGTTTGTATTTATTATTGTTTTTTAATATAGTAATAATTAATTATAGTTTGCTTTATTAATTTATGATGTTTTATTGATTATATTTTATATATACTTCACACAAATAATTGGTTTATTTATAATTTTTAGTATTTTATATTATAATTTTTATTTTATATTATAACTTTCATAATTTATTGTATAATTATAATTAATCTATTTGATGTATTATAATTTGTATTATTATTAATAGATCAGATAGATTATTAATTAAGATTGACTTAGATGGACTTCAACATGAATTTTTTTAATGATGGGCTGATGATAAATGAATCGGGATAAAAAAGATCAAAACAAAGGAATTAACAAAAAAGATACTAATAGTAGTAATACTTGTAATAATATTGAGAATAGTAATACTGATAATAATATTGAAAATATTAGTACTGGAAGTAATATTGATAATATTAATGTTGATAATAGTATTGACAATAATGATGTTGGTAATGAAGATTTTGGAGAAACTGAAGGTGTTTCTACTATTCTTGGAGATCCAAAAAAAGCTATATTAAAGTTGTCTGGACCAATGATTATAGCTATGATGATTACTTCATTATACAATCTCATAGATGGTGTATGGGTAGCTGGACTTGGTCAAAATGCACTTGCTGCTATTGGTTTTATAACACCTATATTCATGGTAGTTATTGGTTTTTCAAATGGTCTTGGTGCTGGAGCTACTGCTGTTATATCAAGATTTATAGGTGAAGGAAGTAAAGATAAAGCTAATAATGCTGCAATACATATAATATTGCTTACAATAATATTCACAATTATAATAATGGTTTCTTTAGGCTTGTTTTTAAGGCCTATTCTTGAAATGCTTGGTGCAGGAGTTACTGTTGACCTTGCACTTGCCTATGGTAATATTGTCTTTGCAGGGTCTATATTTATTGTATTTACAGCAGCTGCTTATGGAATACTTCGTGCAGAAGGAAATGTTAAAAAAACTACTTATGCAATGTCTTTAGGAGCTATTCTCAATATAATTCTCGATCCTTTATTTATATATACTTGGGGTTATGGAATTGCAGGTGCAGGTATTGCAACTGTGTTATCAATGGCTGTTTCAAGTTTCATTATTCTTTATTGGTTTAAGAAGGATACTTACATTAGAATATCCTTAAAATTTTTTAATTTCAGTAAAGATATTTTAAAAAAGATTCTATCTGTTGGTATTCCTGCTGGTGCTGAGTTTTTAATCATGGCAATACTTGCAGGTTCTTTAAACATGATTTTAGTATCTGTTTCTGGAGCTGATGCTGTGGCTATTTATTCATCTGGTTGGAGAGTTCTCATGATAGCTATTGTTCCAATAATATCCGTATCTATTTCTGTTGTAGCTATTGTTGGAGCTTCATTTGGTGCTAGAAGATATGAAAATTTCAGTATTATTCAAAACTACTCTATTAAAATTGGAACTATAATATCTATTATTACAGCTGTATCTACATTTATTTTTGCACCATATATAGCAATGTTATTTACATATTCTCCTGAAACTGCTGCTTTAAATGGTCCTATTACTGATTTTTTGAGAGTAATGGCTCTGTTTTACCTTTTTGTTCCAATGGGTTCAACTGCAGCTTCTATTTTCCAAGGTGTTGGTAAAGGATTGGATTCTTTCATGCTTACAGCTATAAGGGAGTTATTGCTTGTTGTAGTATTTGCTTATATATTAGCTATTCCTCTTGGAATGGGTCAATATGGTGTATGGTGGGGAATTGTAATTGGAAATATAATTGGGAGTTTAATAGCACTGATATGGTCTAAATTATATATAAAAAAAGTTGTAACTATTAAAGGTGGGGAAAATGAAGCTTTAGAATAACTAGTGTAGTTGTTTAAACTTTATTTTTTCAAAAACTAATAATTTATCTTATTTTTTTCTAATTACTTATATTAAAAATCAGATTGCTTGGCTATGCAGAATTTACAAACTGCATTTGGATTTTCTTTTTGTTTGTCTTTTACAGGACAAAAATAAGTTCCATTTTCATAAGTAACTTTTAAATTCCCTGGAAAAGGAGTTCCAATGGGATGTATTGGTTCATTTAATATGAAAGTAGTATATAAACTGATTATTGTATAAATTAGGGGAAATTTATCATTTTCATTTTTATATAATTCTTTATTTTTATTTTGTGTTTCTAATAATTCAATAGCTTCTAAAAAATCAGATTCATTAGATATTTTTGAATTATAATAATTTTTATCTTCTTTTACATCTTTTATTCTCATAATAAAATATTTTATATAGATTTCCAAGTATCCTTCTCTGTAACTTGATTGAACATATTTTCCTTCTTCTCTTAATATTACAGTAGCTAACATAAGGTCATGAACAGAAATTTTATTAGCTAATTCTTTAATAGCTTCCATTAAATCTTTCTTTAAAATGTTTTTCATTGATTTAAATTCATTAAGTTCTTTAAACATTATAAAACCTTATTTTATATTAATATTTTTTATTTTTCTATTTTTCATTATTTGGATATTTTATTATCTTTAATTCTATATTTTTATTACATTATTTTAAACTTTTATTGTAACTTTTAAAATTAATATTTATTTTAGAAGTAATATTTATTAATGGAGTTCAACAAATTTCTAAAAAGACATATTATTTAAATATAATATGGCTTTATATTAGAATATTAATAATACATTCACATACATATACTTAATTATAGAATACATAAATACATTTACTAATAAAATAAATTAATATTTTAATTATATGATATTATTAATATAAACATTAAAATGACCATATGATGACTTTTTACTAAAATAATTATAGTTAGTAATTATATATTTAATAGTTATATTAAGTAATCATAGTTAGTAATTATATATTTAATAGTTATATTAATTAATTATAGTTAATAATGCTATTAATTTTATTATATTGCTATTTATTTAAAAATATTAGTAATTTTAAAGATATTAATAATTTTAGAAATATTAATATTATTATACTATAATTGAGAATTATATTAGAAATAAGATTAATAAAATGAATTTAATAATATAAGATATAAACATTAAGATATAAACATAATTTATTAAATAGATAATATATTAAATAGACAATATATTAAATAGACAATAATCAATATGAGGGATAAAAATATGAAAATTGCTATTATAGGTGGAACTGGAGATCAAGGATTAGGATTAGCTTTGCGATATGCCAAAAGTGGCGAAGATGTTGTTATTGGTTCAAGAAAAGCTGAAAAAGCTGAAAATGCTGTCGCTGAAATTGAAAATCTTTTAGGTAAGACAAATATTGAAAATTTAGAAGGCTTGAGTAATCCTGATGCAACAATTATTGCAGATATAATTATATTGACTGTGCCTCTTCAAGCTCAAAAAGCTACTTTAGACAGTATAAAAGATTATTTGGATGGTAAAATTATCATTGATGCAACTGCATCACTAAGTTCTAATATTGGAGGATTCCCAACTGAATTTATAGAAGTTTGGGAAGGTTCTGCAGCTGAAAGGACTGCAGCTATTTTAAAAGATAAAGATGTAAGTATTGTGTCTGCATATAGTAATATTTGTTCCTCAAGTTTAATGGATCATGAAGAAGAAATTGATTGTGATTGTTTAGTTTGTGGAGATGATGATGAATCTAAATTAAAAGCAATTGAACTTGTTAATAAACTTCCAGGAGTTAATGCAATTGATTGTGGATCTTTATCAAGAACTAGAATTGTTGAAAAAATTACTCCTTTGTTAATAGGTCTTAATATCAAAAATAGAGTTCATCATGCAGGAATCAGGATAACTGGTTTAGATAAAAAATAGCTTATTTAATAATTATATTTAATAATAATTATAGGTATTATTTGTGTTAAGATATTATTTATCTATAAAAATTATTTTTATTAGATATTTTTATTAGATATTTTTGTAGATATTTTATTAGATATTTTATTAGATATTTTTTATCTATAATTAATATATTTTGTATATTTGTCTATAATTTCTATAATTTGTGTATTTATTTTAGATATATTTTAAATAATTTTTACCGTAATCTAAATTTATTCAAAAATTATGATTTATTGTATTGAAAATAGTTTATAATTCATACTTATCATGAATTTAAGAGGTATTAAATGCGCGGCTGCTTAACTGATGAAATAGTGACTATAACTATTAAAGAAGATCTTAATCAAAAAGCTATTTCTCTTAATCAGAAAAGTTTTTTTGGAAAGCTTGAAGATGGTTTTCTTGAACTTTCTCTTATTGAGGCTTTTTATTTAATGGAAAATGGAAGGTTGAATATTTATAATGTAGATTCTGATGAAAAATTAGAAATAAATTATATTAGGGAGATTATCAAGAAAAAAGGAAACTATGCAAAATACTGCGTGTATAAGGATTTAAAAGATAGGGGATACATCATAAAAACTGGTTTCAAGTATGGTTCTGAATTTAGACTTTATGAAAGGGGAAAGTCTCCAGGTGATGGTCATTCTGAATATCTTGTAAAAATTATACATGAAGATTATGATATTAATGCTTTAGACTTTGCTAGCTATGTAAGAGTATCTCATGGTGTTAAAAAAAGCCTTTTAATGGCTGTTGTAGATGATGAAGAGGATATTACTTACTATAAAATAGAATGGACTAGGCCTTAATTTTATCATATATTATAGATTTTTTAAATACATTATTATATTAAGTCTGTATTATTATCGATTATACTTATTGAGTATTGGTTTGTATTTATATTATTTATATCTGTGTTGATTAATATTGATTTATTGATTATGTTCATATTGATGGTATATTGGTTTGTATTTGTATTGATTTAATAGATTGTATTTGTGTTGATTATATTATTGATTTAATTATGTTTATATTGATGGTATATTGGCTTGTATTTGTATTGATTTAATAAGTTGTATTTGTATTTATTGTAGTATTGGTTTGTGTTTCTTGTAGTTGTATTGATTGAGTATTGATTTTAGTAGTATATTAGAAGTTTTAGGTGATTTTTTGATTGACCCATGGGCATCATCATCAGTTGATTATGATAAATTAGTAAATAAATTTGGAATAAAAAAATTTTCCAGTGTTTTAAAAGATATTGAAGATCCATTACCTCTCATGAAAAGAGGAGTTATATTTGGGCATAGGGATTTTGAGAAAATAATTCCTTTAGTAAACAAAAATAAAGAATTTGCTGTTGTTTCAGGTATGATGCCAAGTGGAAAGATGCATATAGGTCATAAAATGGTTGTAGATCAACTTAAATGGTATCTAAAAAAGGGTGGGAATTTATCTTTACCTATAGCTGATATGGAATCATATGGTGCAAGAGGGATTGATTTTAATCAGGCAAAAGAAATGGCTGTTACAGAATACTTATCTAATTATATTGCCCTTGGGCTTGATTTAACTGATGAAAATGTTTTAGTTTATTTACAGTCAGAACATAATCCTGTTAAAAATTTAGCTTTTGAATTGTCTAAAAAAACTAATTTCAATGAATTAAAAGCTATATATGGGTTTTCTCCATCTACAAGTATATCTCATTTATACGCTCCTATTGTTCAGGTAGCTGATATTTTACTTCCTCAAATAGAGGAGTATGGTGGTCCAAAACATGTTGTTGTTCCTGTTGGTGTAGATCAAGATCCTCATATAAGATTAACTCGTGATATTTCTGATAAATTTAAATCTAAATATGGTTTTATTCCTCCTTCTTCTACATATCATAGATTCCTTACAGGCCTCACTGGAGGTAAGATGTCAAGTAGTGATCCAAAAACAGCTATTTACTTAAATGATTCTCCAAAAGAAGCTGAAAAGAAAGTTAAATCAGCTAAAACTGGTGGTCGTGAAAGTTTAGAAGAGCAAAAAAAACTTGGTGGTTGTCCTGATCAGTGTGTTGTTTATGAAATGTTAGTATATCATTTAATCGATGATGATGCTGAACTTAAAAATGTTTATGAGAATTGTAAAAATGGAACTTTGCTTTGTGGAGAATGTAAAACAATTACTGCAGAAAAAATGAAAAAATTCTTTGAAAAATTAGCTGATAAGAGAGAAAAGTCATTAGAAATTGCAAAGACCCTTTTATAATTTTTATAATAATATTCTTTGAGTTATTTTTTATTTAAAGTTAATTTAAAATTTAAAAAACTTAATTTAAAAAACTTAACTTAAAAAATTTAACTTAAAAAACCTAACATAAAAAATCTTAATTTTATTATTTTTAATAATAAGTTATTAAAATTATTTAACTATTAAAATTATTTAATTCATTAAATAATATATTATTTATAGAATGATTTACTAATATATTCATTTAGAATCAGTTGTGAAATAGATTCTTAATAATTTAATTAAAATCGATTAAAATTTAATTAATAGGTGGTATACTGCAAAACATTAGATATTATTTTTCTATTATATGGGATGAGTTGAAGAGTGCATTTTCAGAGAATAAATTTATAATCTTATTTTCAACATTGTTATTTGTTATTCCAATGCTTTTGGGATACTTCTTTGCACCTTATATTTCAGAAGCTATGAATCCTGTGATTAATTCTTTTCGTGAAAGAGTTCAACAAGGAGATATCCAATTAACTCATGATTCAATATTTTTTAATAATGTATATGTTGGTATAATATTATATTGTGGAGCTATAACCTTTGGTTTGCTAACTGCTTCTGTTTTAATTTCCAATGGTGTTTTTATTGGATATTTTGCGACTAAAATGCCTTTGTATTCATTTTTACTTTTAACATTACCTCATGGAATATTTGAAATTCCTGCTATTATTCTTGCAGGCTCAAGTGGATTTATCATGTTTAAATTCTTAATTGAATTTTTTAAAGGTATTATTAAACCAGTTATTACTAATAATGAGGTTAATCTATCAATAAAAAATAGGATAACTAATTCTTTAAATAATAATATAAATAGATTAACTCAATCTTTAGTTCTATTAGGCTTTTCAGTTGTATTATTTATAATAGCTGCATTTATAGAGGCTTATCTTACTATAGGCATAGCTAGACTTTTCATGATCTTCTAATCACTATAATATTATTTTTTTAGAAAGAAATTATATTTATATTTTTTATATATCATTTATAATTTTTTTTGTATCGAATTTATAATTATATATTAAACTTATATATTATTATTAATAAAAAATAATATATTATTAAATGTTAGGTAATTATAATAGATTTAATTTATAATAAAATAATTATACAATATTTTTTGCTTATCAAAATAGTTTTATATTAAATTTTTTTTATATTAAAGT is a window of Methanobrevibacter arboriphilus JCM 13429 = DSM 1125 DNA encoding:
- the npdG gene encoding NADPH-dependent F420 reductase, which produces MKIAIIGGTGDQGLGLALRYAKSGEDVVIGSRKAEKAENAVAEIENLLGKTNIENLEGLSNPDATIIADIIILTVPLQAQKATLDSIKDYLDGKIIIDATASLSSNIGGFPTEFIEVWEGSAAERTAAILKDKDVSIVSAYSNICSSSLMDHEEEIDCDCLVCGDDDESKLKAIELVNKLPGVNAIDCGSLSRTRIVEKITPLLIGLNIKNRVHHAGIRITGLDKK
- a CDS encoding glutamate synthase-related protein, with product MPFKVEKDLMLCKRNFNRPGCCWYLCDDRDENICNKCFSCLNNCPHGVYEVINGDPYPVHTKNCVGCRICEEMCPNNAINVSAVANDKRGIWSYDTLNEISRKSNQGSYKIRSTGSVRSLPTFDDLVITPAQVSRPPIDKYREPCRTDVVLGSRFAEKPLKLDTPVMIGAMSFGALSKEAKMALAIGSTIAGTATNTGEGGMLPEERKLANKLIAQYASGRFGVSADYLNNADAVEIKIGQGAKSGMGGHLLGEKVTAEVSKIRNIPEGADALSPARHMDIVGPEDLSMKISQLREITNWQVPIMVKFAAGRVADDVKIAAKGGADIIVVDGMQGGTGAGPDVIMEHAGIPTLAAIVEADKALKEVNLRSSVDLVAGGGIRNGADLAKAIALGADAVYIATAALVAIGCKTCQMCFKGNCRKGIATQNIQLRHRLDYKQKGVQVARYIKAMTEEACMLVQQGGNTHITKIEKQDLKSLTLEASALTGVGMAGSN
- a CDS encoding stage II sporulation protein M, which codes for MKSAFSENKFIILFSTLLFVIPMLLGYFFAPYISEAMNPVINSFRERVQQGDIQLTHDSIFFNNVYVGIILYCGAITFGLLTASVLISNGVFIGYFATKMPLYSFLLLTLPHGIFEIPAIILAGSSGFIMFKFLIEFFKGIIKPVITNNEVNLSIKNRITNSLNNNINRLTQSLVLLGFSVVLFIIAAFIEAYLTIGIARLFMIF
- a CDS encoding MATE family efflux transporter — translated: MNRDKKDQNKGINKKDTNSSNTCNNIENSNTDNNIENISTGSNIDNINVDNSIDNNDVGNEDFGETEGVSTILGDPKKAILKLSGPMIIAMMITSLYNLIDGVWVAGLGQNALAAIGFITPIFMVVIGFSNGLGAGATAVISRFIGEGSKDKANNAAIHIILLTIIFTIIIMVSLGLFLRPILEMLGAGVTVDLALAYGNIVFAGSIFIVFTAAAYGILRAEGNVKKTTYAMSLGAILNIILDPLFIYTWGYGIAGAGIATVLSMAVSSFIILYWFKKDTYIRISLKFFNFSKDILKKILSVGIPAGAEFLIMAILAGSLNMILVSVSGADAVAIYSSGWRVLMIAIVPIISVSISVVAIVGASFGARRYENFSIIQNYSIKIGTIISIITAVSTFIFAPYIAMLFTYSPETAALNGPITDFLRVMALFYLFVPMGSTAASIFQGVGKGLDSFMLTAIRELLLVVVFAYILAIPLGMGQYGVWWGIVIGNIIGSLIALIWSKLYIKKVVTIKGGENEALE
- a CDS encoding tryptophan--tRNA ligase is translated as MIDPWASSSVDYDKLVNKFGIKKFSSVLKDIEDPLPLMKRGVIFGHRDFEKIIPLVNKNKEFAVVSGMMPSGKMHIGHKMVVDQLKWYLKKGGNLSLPIADMESYGARGIDFNQAKEMAVTEYLSNYIALGLDLTDENVLVYLQSEHNPVKNLAFELSKKTNFNELKAIYGFSPSTSISHLYAPIVQVADILLPQIEEYGGPKHVVVPVGVDQDPHIRLTRDISDKFKSKYGFIPPSSTYHRFLTGLTGGKMSSSDPKTAIYLNDSPKEAEKKVKSAKTGGRESLEEQKKLGGCPDQCVVYEMLVYHLIDDDAELKNVYENCKNGTLLCGECKTITAEKMKKFFEKLADKREKSLEIAKTLL
- the endA gene encoding tRNA-intron lyase — protein: MRGCLTDEIVTITIKEDLNQKAISLNQKSFFGKLEDGFLELSLIEAFYLMENGRLNIYNVDSDEKLEINYIREIIKKKGNYAKYCVYKDLKDRGYIIKTGFKYGSEFRLYERGKSPGDGHSEYLVKIIHEDYDINALDFASYVRVSHGVKKSLLMAVVDDEEDITYYKIEWTRP
- a CDS encoding DUF2115 domain-containing protein, coding for MFKELNEFKSMKNILKKDLMEAIKELANKISVHDLMLATVILREEGKYVQSSYREGYLEIYIKYFIMRIKDVKEDKNYYNSKISNESDFLEAIELLETQNKNKELYKNENDKFPLIYTIISLYTTFILNEPIHPIGTPFPGNLKVTYENGTYFCPVKDKQKENPNAVCKFCIAKQSDF